The following are encoded in a window of Rhodothermales bacterium genomic DNA:
- a CDS encoding SUMF1/EgtB/PvdO family nonheme iron enzyme, which produces MRSLSHLVSCAILLACGSCTDVRSTSPVEDDVTDGGSCRVGMEQVDGFCVDKWEAHLQGRSPYDVPVDGVAATAQGVVPQGYISGSVADAACRRAGKRLCTSDEWLRTCRGPANTTYPYGDVYEPGACNEGRASHPVVELFGDDVNWSSTQMNDSRLNQLPNSLDSTGSNPACVSAEGVFDLHGNLHEWVADADGTFRGGFYVDAEINGAGCLYRTTAHSLTYHDYSTGFRCCADPE; this is translated from the coding sequence GTGAGATCTCTTTCGCATCTTGTTTCTTGCGCGATCCTGCTTGCCTGTGGAAGCTGCACGGACGTGCGCTCGACGTCTCCCGTCGAAGACGACGTGACGGACGGTGGCTCGTGCCGCGTGGGCATGGAGCAGGTCGACGGTTTCTGTGTCGACAAATGGGAGGCTCATCTCCAGGGCCGGTCGCCTTATGACGTTCCGGTCGACGGCGTGGCTGCTACCGCGCAGGGCGTAGTACCTCAGGGATACATCAGCGGCAGTGTGGCTGATGCGGCGTGTCGGCGGGCGGGCAAGCGGCTGTGCACGAGCGACGAGTGGCTTCGCACATGTCGCGGTCCTGCGAACACGACATACCCATACGGTGACGTTTACGAGCCGGGCGCCTGCAATGAGGGGCGCGCCTCGCATCCGGTTGTCGAACTCTTCGGCGACGATGTAAACTGGTCGAGTACGCAGATGAACGATTCGCGCCTGAATCAGCTTCCCAACTCGCTGGACTCGACGGGGAGCAATCCGGCCTGCGTGTCGGCCGAGGGGGTGTTCGATCTGCACGGCAATCTGCACGAGTGGGTGGCGGATGCGGATGGGACTTTCCGCGGCGGTTTCTACGTAGATGCCGAGATCAACGGGGCAGGTTGCCTGTATCGCACCACCGCCCACAGTCTCACCTATCACGACTACTCGACCGGTTTCCGGTGCTGCGCGGATCCGGAGTGA